A single genomic interval of Saccharothrix saharensis harbors:
- a CDS encoding ArsR/SmtB family transcription factor — translation MPLPLHQAKAEFFRMLGHPVRIRVLELLQDGPKPVRDLLADIGIEASSLSAQLAVLRRSGIVTATRDGTTVVYALTSDDVAELLRVARKVLAGLLAGQNELLEMLREEERA, via the coding sequence GTGCCCCTTCCGCTGCACCAGGCCAAGGCCGAGTTCTTCCGCATGTTGGGGCACCCGGTGCGCATCAGGGTGCTCGAGCTGCTCCAGGACGGTCCCAAGCCGGTGCGCGACCTGCTGGCCGACATCGGGATCGAGGCGTCCAGCCTCTCGGCCCAGCTTGCGGTGCTGCGCCGCTCGGGGATCGTCACGGCGACCCGGGACGGCACAACCGTGGTGTACGCGCTGACCAGCGACGACGTGGCCGAGTTGCTGCGCGTCGCGCGCAAGGTCCTCGCCGGTCTGCTGGCCGGCCAGAACGAGTTGCTGGAGATGTTGCGCGAGGAGGAGCGGGCGTGA
- a CDS encoding acetate/propionate family kinase: MNVLVVNAGSSSLKLSVLGEDDTVLAQHHVERWDGTPDLDPALPLVHAVGHRVVQGGTRFTAPTVITPDVRRGIEDLTDLAPLHQPRALAGIDAAQALFPDVPHVACFDTAFHRTLPAAAATYPLPAAWRERWDLRRYGFHGLSHAYASRRAVELAGGGSRVVTCHLGAGCSLAAVHDGRSVDTTMGFTPLAGLPMATRSGDLDPGLVLHLLDHLTADELADGLAHHSGLVGLAGHADLRDVHAAAARGDANARLALDVFTHRLRQGIATMAASMGGLDLLVFTGGIGEHDADVRARVVEGLSFLGLTLDREANAAASDDAGIGAKTSRTPVWVVTAREDVEVAAGTRAALATGAML; the protein is encoded by the coding sequence ATGAACGTGCTCGTGGTCAACGCGGGCTCATCGAGCCTGAAGCTGAGCGTGCTGGGCGAGGACGACACCGTCCTCGCCCAGCACCACGTCGAGCGGTGGGACGGCACACCCGACCTCGACCCGGCCCTGCCGCTCGTGCACGCCGTGGGCCACCGCGTCGTCCAAGGCGGCACCCGGTTCACCGCCCCGACCGTCATCACCCCCGACGTCCGCCGCGGGATCGAGGACCTGACCGACCTGGCCCCGCTGCACCAGCCCAGGGCACTGGCCGGCATCGACGCCGCGCAAGCGCTGTTCCCCGACGTGCCGCACGTGGCGTGCTTCGACACCGCGTTCCACCGCACCCTGCCCGCCGCCGCGGCCACCTACCCGCTGCCCGCCGCCTGGCGGGAGCGCTGGGACCTGCGCCGCTACGGCTTCCACGGCCTCTCGCACGCCTACGCCTCCCGCCGCGCGGTCGAACTGGCCGGCGGCGGCTCCCGCGTCGTGACCTGCCACCTCGGCGCGGGCTGCTCGCTGGCCGCCGTCCACGACGGCCGCTCGGTCGACACCACGATGGGCTTCACCCCGCTGGCCGGCCTGCCGATGGCCACCCGCAGCGGCGACCTCGACCCCGGCCTGGTGCTGCACCTGCTCGACCACCTCACCGCCGACGAGCTCGCCGACGGCCTCGCGCACCACTCCGGGCTGGTGGGGCTGGCCGGTCACGCCGACCTGCGCGACGTGCACGCCGCCGCGGCCCGGGGTGATGCGAACGCACGTCTGGCCCTCGACGTCTTCACCCACCGCCTGCGCCAGGGCATCGCCACCATGGCCGCGTCGATGGGTGGACTGGACCTGCTGGTCTTCACCGGTGGCATCGGTGAGCACGACGCCGACGTGCGCGCCCGGGTGGTGGAGGGCCTGTCCTTCCTGGGTCTCACCCTCGATCGGGAGGCCAACGCCGCGGCTTCGGACGATGCCGGGATCGGCGCGAAGACGTCCCGGACGCCGGTCTGGGTGGTCACCGCCCGCGAGGACGTCGAGGTCGCGGCCGGTACGCGGGCCGCGTTGGCCACCGGTGCCATGTTGTAG
- a CDS encoding phosphoketolase family protein: MSQSGPLNLDLVDAYWRAANYLSAGQIYLLDNPLLTEPLTPEHIKPRLLGHWGTTPGLNFLYAHLNRVINDRSRDVLFVTGPGHGGPALLANTWLEGSYTDTHPNVPRDGEGMRTLFRQFSFPGGVPSHVAPEVPGSIHEGGELGYSLAHAFGAAFDNPDLVVACVVGDGEAETGPLAASWHGTKFLDPAHDGAVLPILHLNGYKIANPTILARIPHEELDAMLRGHGYAPYYVEGDDPAVLHPRMAQVFDEVFDEIGRIQEAARAGDTERPRWPMIVLRTPKGWTGPAEVDGVPVEGTWRSHQVPLAGVRDNPEHLVLLERWLRSYRPEELFDADGSPKPELLTLAPRGESRMGAIPHANGGLLLRDLRMPGTAPYSVEVTKHGTTTSEPTRALGRMLRDIMTLNADEKNFRVFGPDETASNRLDAVFEVTAKQWLAEKLPTDEHLEANGRVVEVLSEHLCQGFLEGYLLTGRHGLFNCYEAFTHIVDSMFNQHAKWLKTHREIDWRRPVASLNYLLSSHVWRQDHNGFSHQDPGFIDHVMNKKAEVVRVYLPADTNTLLSVADHCLRSRDYVNVIVSGKNFTPDWLSPEEAALHCARGAGIWEWAGTDDGLTEPDVVLACAGDAPTLEIMAATALLREHLPELKVRVVNVVDLMRLQPETEHPHGMPDREFDALFTPDKPVLFAYHGYPWLIHRLTYRRTNHHNIHVRGYKEEGTTTTPFDMLVLNDMDRYRLVIDVIDRVPGLGPKAAGLRQHMQDQRTRHHAHIREHGEDLPEIRDWTWPC; this comes from the coding sequence ATGTCGCAGTCCGGACCCCTCAACCTCGACCTGGTTGACGCCTACTGGCGGGCCGCCAACTACCTCTCGGCAGGGCAGATCTACCTGCTCGACAACCCCCTGCTGACCGAGCCGCTGACCCCGGAGCACATCAAGCCCCGTCTGCTGGGCCACTGGGGCACCACGCCGGGTCTGAACTTCCTCTACGCCCACCTCAACCGAGTGATCAACGACCGCTCCCGGGACGTGCTGTTCGTGACCGGTCCGGGTCACGGTGGTCCGGCGCTGCTGGCCAACACCTGGTTGGAGGGCTCCTACACCGACACGCACCCGAACGTGCCGCGTGACGGCGAGGGGATGCGCACGTTGTTCCGCCAGTTCTCGTTCCCCGGCGGCGTGCCCAGTCACGTCGCCCCGGAGGTGCCGGGCTCGATCCACGAGGGCGGTGAGCTGGGCTACTCGCTGGCGCACGCGTTCGGCGCGGCGTTCGACAACCCCGACCTGGTGGTGGCCTGCGTCGTGGGTGACGGCGAGGCGGAGACCGGGCCGCTGGCGGCGAGCTGGCACGGCACGAAGTTCCTGGACCCGGCGCACGACGGCGCGGTGCTGCCGATCCTGCACCTCAACGGCTACAAGATCGCCAATCCGACGATCCTGGCGCGTATCCCGCACGAGGAGCTGGACGCGATGCTGCGCGGTCACGGCTACGCGCCCTACTACGTCGAGGGCGACGATCCGGCGGTGCTGCACCCCCGCATGGCGCAGGTCTTCGACGAGGTGTTCGACGAGATCGGCCGCATCCAGGAGGCGGCCCGCGCCGGGGACACCGAGCGCCCGCGGTGGCCGATGATCGTGCTGCGCACGCCGAAGGGCTGGACCGGACCGGCCGAGGTGGACGGCGTGCCGGTGGAGGGCACGTGGCGGTCCCACCAGGTGCCGCTGGCCGGTGTCCGGGACAACCCCGAGCACCTGGTGTTGCTGGAGCGGTGGCTGCGCTCCTATCGGCCGGAGGAGCTGTTCGACGCCGACGGCAGCCCGAAGCCCGAGCTGCTGACCCTCGCGCCGCGCGGCGAGTCGCGCATGGGCGCCATCCCGCACGCCAACGGCGGTCTGCTGCTGCGTGACCTGCGGATGCCCGGCACCGCGCCGTACTCGGTGGAGGTGACCAAGCACGGCACCACCACCTCCGAGCCGACCCGTGCTCTGGGCCGCATGCTGCGCGACATCATGACCCTCAACGCGGATGAGAAGAACTTCCGCGTGTTCGGCCCCGACGAGACCGCCTCCAACCGGCTCGACGCGGTGTTCGAGGTGACGGCGAAGCAGTGGTTGGCCGAGAAGCTGCCCACCGACGAGCACCTGGAGGCCAACGGCCGGGTGGTGGAGGTGCTGTCCGAGCACCTGTGCCAGGGCTTCCTGGAGGGCTACCTGTTGACGGGGCGGCACGGCCTGTTCAACTGCTACGAGGCGTTCACCCACATCGTGGACTCGATGTTCAACCAGCACGCCAAGTGGCTCAAGACCCACCGCGAGATCGACTGGCGGCGCCCGGTCGCGTCGCTGAACTACCTGCTGTCCTCGCACGTGTGGCGCCAGGACCACAACGGCTTCTCCCACCAGGACCCCGGCTTCATCGACCACGTGATGAACAAGAAGGCCGAGGTCGTCCGCGTCTACCTGCCCGCGGACACCAACACGCTGCTGTCGGTGGCCGACCACTGCCTGCGCAGCCGCGACTACGTCAACGTCATCGTCTCCGGCAAGAACTTCACGCCCGACTGGCTCAGCCCGGAGGAAGCGGCGCTGCACTGCGCTCGCGGCGCGGGCATCTGGGAGTGGGCGGGCACGGACGACGGCCTGACCGAACCCGACGTGGTGCTCGCCTGCGCCGGTGACGCCCCGACCCTGGAGATCATGGCGGCTACCGCGTTGCTGCGCGAGCACCTGCCCGAGCTGAAGGTGCGCGTGGTCAACGTGGTCGACCTGATGCGCCTGCAGCCCGAGACCGAGCACCCGCACGGCATGCCCGACCGCGAGTTCGACGCCCTGTTCACCCCGGACAAGCCGGTGCTGTTCGCCTACCACGGCTACCCGTGGCTGATCCACCGCTTGACCTACCGCCGCACCAACCACCACAACATCCACGTCCGCGGCTACAAGGAGGAGGGCACCACCACCACGCCGTTCGACATGCTGGTGCTCAACGACATGGACCGCTACCGGCTCGTCATCGACGTCATCGACCGCGTGCCGGGCCTCGGTCCCAAGGCCGCCGGCCTGCGCCAGCACATGCAGGACCAGCGCACCCGCCACCACGCCCACATCCGCGAGCACGGCGAGGACCTGCCCGAGATCCGCGACTGGACCTGGCCCTGCTGA
- a CDS encoding CBS domain-containing protein — MREPTVSSLMTGEVVSVRAGTSFKELAATLTAGAFSAVPVVDDEGHPVGVVSEADLLPKEEYRGGTEVAPPPFAKPETRKRWRQAHGTTAAEVMTGPVITAGPDEPASSAAHQLTAAGVRRLFVVDGEGRLIGVLSRRDLLRVFLRTDTELRREITQEVMRRTLWLEPTAVEVQVADGVVTLRGHIERRSEVDIAVRLTRALPGVVDVVSELTHTWDDTETGHRTG; from the coding sequence ATGCGTGAACCCACTGTCTCCTCGCTGATGACAGGCGAGGTGGTCAGCGTCCGCGCCGGCACGTCGTTCAAGGAACTCGCCGCCACCTTGACCGCGGGCGCGTTCAGCGCCGTGCCGGTCGTGGACGACGAGGGTCACCCGGTCGGTGTGGTCTCGGAAGCCGACCTGTTGCCCAAGGAGGAGTACCGGGGCGGCACCGAAGTGGCGCCGCCGCCGTTCGCCAAGCCCGAGACGAGGAAGCGCTGGCGTCAGGCGCACGGCACGACCGCGGCCGAGGTGATGACGGGCCCGGTCATCACCGCCGGTCCCGACGAACCCGCGAGCTCCGCCGCGCACCAGTTGACCGCGGCGGGCGTGCGCAGGCTGTTCGTCGTCGACGGCGAAGGCCGGTTGATCGGCGTGCTCTCCCGCCGGGACCTGCTGCGCGTCTTCCTGCGCACCGACACCGAGCTGCGGCGGGAGATCACGCAGGAGGTCATGAGGCGCACACTGTGGCTGGAGCCCACTGCGGTCGAGGTGCAGGTGGCGGACGGCGTGGTCACGTTGCGGGGCCACATCGAGCGCCGCAGTGAGGTCGACATCGCCGTCCGGCTGACCAGGGCGCTGCCCGGTGTCGTGGATGTCGTGAGCGAGTTGACCCACACCTGGGACGACACCGAGACCGGTCACCGGACCGGGTGA
- a CDS encoding HPF/RaiA family ribosome-associated protein, producing the protein MSNVHEILNIRTDLGTGVPADATEYARAKVAAVAKYAPADVQFAHVRLRTDGPRSIVAHASLDVNGKPVNAEAAATTYQEAVDLLHDRLQHQLADMGR; encoded by the coding sequence ATGAGCAACGTGCACGAGATCCTCAACATCCGCACCGACCTGGGCACCGGCGTCCCCGCCGATGCCACCGAGTACGCCCGCGCGAAGGTCGCGGCGGTCGCCAAGTACGCGCCCGCGGACGTCCAGTTCGCCCACGTCCGCTTGCGCACCGACGGACCGCGGTCGATCGTCGCGCACGCGTCGTTGGACGTGAACGGGAAACCGGTGAACGCCGAGGCCGCCGCCACGACCTACCAGGAAGCGGTGGACCTGCTCCACGACCGGTTGCAGCACCAACTCGCCGACATGGGTCGCTGA
- a CDS encoding OsmC family protein yields the protein MALRDHLVPTDRPQLDGGADVGPGPVELLVGSMAACTATTPVSRTRTQRPHGEVRDVMTGDVATVTPEKPVCHARDLPARHLHGAAGGLGQTCVEHA from the coding sequence GTGGCGCTGCGCGACCACCTGGTGCCCACCGATCGGCCACAGCTCGACGGTGGTGCCGACGTCGGGCCCGGTCCGGTCGAACTCCTGGTCGGATCGATGGCGGCGTGCACCGCCACCACACCGGTGAGCCGGACACGAACGCAAAGGCCGCACGGTGAGGTCCGCGACGTGATGACCGGGGACGTGGCCACCGTGACACCCGAGAAGCCTGTCTGCCACGCGCGCGACCTGCCGGCGCGACACCTTCACGGTGCGGCCGGTGGACTCGGTCAGACCTGCGTCGAACATGCGTGA
- a CDS encoding bifunctional GNAT family N-acetyltransferase/acetate--CoA ligase family protein produces MTTSSNVDRALLADGSVVALRELGPADAEALLALHLGLPPDDRYLRFFSAAPRHLDEFVARLTSPEEPLHVVIGAFASDALVGAASYVPLDDDTAEVALVVAHDRQSHGVGTLLLEHLVSLARRRGVRRFRADVLTVNSKMLRVFADLGLVWTSTADNGEVRIDLGLDSGERYLEAVADREQAADVASLRAVLKPTSVVVVGAGRKRSSVGNAVLHNLVSGGYTGAVYAVNPHTDQVLGVASYRSVADVPQAPDLAVVCVPAEAVPQVAEDCGRRGVKALVVVTSGVAPDRLLDVVRRYGMRLVGPNCVGASATDPGVRMNATFMDGRLAAGEVGVVTQSGGVAIAVVERLRALGLGTTELVSTGDKYDVSGNDLLLWWERDEATKAVALYLESFGNPRKFSRLARRVARRKPVLAVRAASSEAGQRAAASHTASTATPAVTRDALFRQAGVTAVDGVGELVEVLAALHATPLPAGDRVAVLSNAGGLGVLAADACVHRGLAVAELGPDTAEALRALLPGTASAHNPVDTTAAVDERTFGRCLDVVAADPGVDAVIAVTVPTAVGDPAGGVHRTAKPVLAVRADQDEAVSLTSDGIARYADPASAAAVLAALVQRGRWLRRAEPELAELPGVDLAEARAVIAGQQGWLSPDRVVRLLAAFGLPVLGGVVVRDVESAVAAQRSFDVPVALKAVAEDLLHKSSGGGVLLDLAGDDAVTYGFESLRDRFGDRLTGVFVQPMARRGRELLVGVVTDPQFGPLVVTGLGGVDTDLLDDRAAALAPLAEADLDDLLHGFRAAPKVFRDHDETAVRDVLRRVSHLAESLPEVAELDLNPLVLVDDRVIAVDARVRVAPAEPVDPFLRKLRDARRTP; encoded by the coding sequence GTGACCACTTCTTCGAACGTCGACCGCGCGCTGCTGGCGGACGGGTCCGTCGTGGCGCTGCGCGAGCTGGGCCCGGCTGACGCCGAGGCCCTGCTCGCGCTGCACCTCGGTCTTCCGCCGGATGACCGTTACCTGCGGTTCTTCAGCGCCGCGCCGCGTCACCTGGACGAGTTCGTCGCCCGGTTGACCTCCCCGGAAGAGCCGCTGCACGTCGTGATCGGCGCGTTCGCCTCCGATGCGCTGGTCGGCGCCGCCAGCTACGTCCCGCTCGACGACGACACCGCCGAGGTGGCGCTCGTGGTCGCGCACGACCGCCAGTCCCACGGCGTCGGCACACTACTGCTGGAGCACCTGGTCTCACTGGCCCGACGGCGGGGCGTGCGGCGGTTCCGCGCCGACGTGCTCACCGTGAACTCCAAGATGCTGCGCGTCTTCGCGGACCTCGGCCTGGTGTGGACCTCCACGGCTGACAACGGCGAGGTGCGCATCGACCTCGGCCTCGACTCGGGTGAGCGCTACCTGGAGGCGGTCGCCGACCGCGAGCAGGCCGCCGACGTGGCCAGCCTGCGCGCGGTGCTCAAGCCGACCTCCGTCGTGGTGGTGGGCGCGGGGCGCAAGCGGTCTTCGGTGGGCAACGCCGTGCTGCACAACCTGGTCTCCGGTGGCTACACGGGGGCGGTGTACGCGGTGAACCCGCACACCGACCAGGTGCTGGGTGTCGCCTCCTACCGGTCGGTCGCCGATGTGCCGCAGGCGCCGGACCTGGCGGTGGTGTGCGTCCCGGCCGAGGCGGTGCCGCAGGTCGCCGAGGACTGCGGTCGACGCGGGGTGAAGGCCCTGGTCGTGGTCACCTCCGGGGTGGCCCCGGATCGACTGTTGGACGTCGTGCGCCGGTACGGCATGCGCCTGGTCGGCCCCAACTGCGTCGGTGCGTCCGCCACCGACCCCGGTGTGCGGATGAACGCCACCTTCATGGACGGCCGCCTCGCCGCGGGCGAGGTTGGTGTGGTCACCCAGTCCGGTGGGGTGGCGATCGCCGTGGTCGAACGACTGCGCGCGCTCGGCCTGGGCACCACGGAGCTGGTGTCGACCGGCGACAAGTACGACGTGAGCGGCAACGACCTGCTGCTGTGGTGGGAGCGCGACGAGGCCACGAAGGCGGTGGCGCTGTACCTGGAGTCGTTCGGCAACCCGCGCAAGTTCTCGCGCCTGGCGCGGCGGGTCGCGCGGCGCAAGCCGGTGCTGGCCGTGCGTGCGGCGAGCAGCGAGGCCGGTCAGCGCGCCGCGGCCTCGCACACCGCCTCCACCGCCACCCCGGCCGTCACCCGTGACGCGCTGTTCCGGCAGGCGGGGGTGACCGCGGTGGACGGCGTCGGTGAACTGGTGGAAGTGCTGGCCGCGCTGCACGCCACACCGCTGCCCGCGGGCGATCGGGTGGCCGTGCTGTCCAACGCGGGCGGTCTGGGCGTTCTCGCCGCCGACGCGTGCGTCCACCGCGGACTGGCCGTCGCCGAGCTGGGCCCGGACACCGCGGAGGCGTTGCGGGCCCTGCTGCCCGGCACCGCCAGCGCGCACAACCCGGTTGACACCACGGCCGCCGTGGACGAGCGCACGTTCGGCCGTTGCCTGGACGTGGTCGCGGCCGACCCGGGCGTGGACGCGGTCATCGCCGTCACCGTCCCTACCGCGGTCGGCGACCCGGCAGGCGGGGTGCACCGCACCGCCAAGCCCGTGCTGGCGGTGCGGGCCGACCAGGACGAGGCGGTGTCGCTGACATCGGACGGCATCGCCCGCTACGCCGACCCGGCGAGTGCCGCAGCCGTGCTGGCCGCATTGGTCCAGCGCGGCCGGTGGCTGCGCCGCGCCGAACCGGAGCTCGCCGAGCTGCCCGGCGTCGACCTGGCCGAGGCGCGCGCGGTCATCGCGGGTCAGCAGGGGTGGCTGTCACCCGACCGGGTGGTTCGGCTGCTCGCGGCGTTCGGGCTGCCCGTGCTGGGAGGTGTGGTGGTGCGGGACGTCGAGTCGGCGGTGGCCGCCCAGCGCTCCTTCGACGTGCCCGTGGCGCTCAAGGCGGTGGCCGAAGACCTGCTGCACAAGAGCTCGGGCGGCGGCGTGCTGCTCGACCTCGCCGGCGACGACGCCGTGACCTACGGCTTCGAGTCCCTGCGCGACCGGTTCGGCGATCGGTTGACCGGCGTGTTCGTCCAGCCGATGGCCCGGCGCGGGCGCGAGCTGCTCGTCGGTGTGGTCACCGATCCGCAGTTCGGGCCGCTCGTGGTCACCGGGCTCGGGGGTGTCGACACCGACCTGCTCGACGACCGCGCCGCCGCCCTCGCCCCACTGGCCGAGGCCGACCTGGACGACCTGCTGCACGGCTTCCGCGCCGCGCCGAAGGTGTTCCGGGACCACGACGAGACGGCCGTTCGCGACGTGCTGCGCCGCGTGTCGCACCTGGCCGAGTCGCTGCCGGAGGTCGCCGAGCTGGACCTCAACCCCCTGGTCCTCGTCGACGACCGCGTGATCGCGGTGGACGCGCGCGTGCGCGTGGCGCCTGCCGAACCGGTGGACCCGTTCCTGCGCAAGCTGCGCGACGCGAGGAGGACGCCGTGA
- a CDS encoding universal stress protein, with product MDDRIVVGVDGSPSSRTALRWAVEEAKLRGAVVEAVLAWHVDYSMVIGAMSAAVAAGMDQERLRQDNKALLDGILGEAGGDVRAVLAEGDARDVLVRASRDAALLVVGSRGAGPIREVLLGSVSSYCVHHAHCPVVVIREPEPEAPSAPVEHKPVITPGPLL from the coding sequence ATGGACGACAGGATCGTGGTGGGCGTGGACGGATCGCCCTCCAGCCGGACCGCGCTGCGGTGGGCGGTCGAGGAAGCGAAGCTGCGTGGCGCCGTGGTCGAGGCCGTCCTGGCCTGGCACGTGGACTACAGCATGGTCATCGGGGCGATGTCCGCCGCCGTCGCCGCCGGGATGGACCAGGAGCGGCTGCGCCAGGACAACAAGGCGCTGCTGGACGGGATCCTCGGCGAGGCCGGGGGCGATGTCCGCGCGGTCCTGGCCGAGGGTGATGCCCGCGACGTGCTGGTGCGCGCCTCGCGGGACGCGGCGCTGCTGGTGGTCGGCAGCAGGGGAGCGGGCCCGATCCGCGAGGTGCTGCTGGGTTCGGTCAGCTCCTACTGCGTGCACCACGCGCACTGCCCGGTCGTCGTCATCCGCGAACCCGAGCCCGAGGCCCCGTCCGCGCCGGTGGAGCACAAGCCGGTCATCACCCCGGGACCGCTGCTGTGA
- a CDS encoding response regulator, with protein sequence MVARVFLVDDHEVVRVGVRELLNSDDSLQVVGEAGSVAEALARVPGSGADVAVLDVRLPDGNGIELCRELRSQLPELKCLMLTSFTDDEALFDAIMAGASGFVLKRILGNDLQNAVRKVAAGESLLDARSTAALLGRIRREREQGDPVRTLTEQERTVFDHIGEGLTNRQIAEKMFLAEKTVKNYVSHLLAKLGLERRTQAAVLATKLRKPSAPSDEE encoded by the coding sequence GTGGTGGCGCGCGTGTTTCTGGTGGATGACCACGAGGTGGTCCGGGTCGGTGTCCGGGAGCTGTTGAACAGCGACGACAGCTTGCAGGTCGTCGGCGAGGCGGGGTCGGTGGCCGAGGCGCTGGCCCGGGTGCCCGGCAGCGGCGCGGACGTCGCCGTGCTGGACGTGCGACTCCCCGACGGCAACGGCATCGAGCTGTGCCGCGAGCTGCGGTCGCAGCTGCCCGAGCTCAAGTGCCTGATGCTCACCTCGTTCACCGACGACGAAGCCCTCTTCGACGCCATCATGGCCGGAGCATCCGGATTCGTCCTCAAGCGCATCCTCGGCAACGACCTGCAGAACGCCGTCCGCAAGGTCGCCGCCGGCGAATCCCTGCTCGACGCCCGCTCCACCGCCGCCCTGCTGGGCCGCATCCGCCGCGAACGCGAACAAGGCGACCCGGTGCGCACCCTCACCGAACAGGAACGCACCGTGTTCGACCACATCGGCGAGGGCCTGACCAACCGACAGATCGCCGAGAAGATGTTCCTCGCCGAGAAAACCGTCAAGAACTACGTCTCACACCTGCTGGCCAAACTCGGCCTCGAACGCCGCACCCAGGCCGCCGTCCTCGCCACCAAGTTGCGCAAACCCAGCGCGCCCTCCGACGAGGAATAG
- a CDS encoding GAF domain-containing protein gives MVDPDREQPHRLLGGLRLDELLDEVRERLTEIGSTRDKMQGLLDAVLAVGAGLELDSTLQRIVQAAVELVGARYGALGVLGTQENLSEFVYVGIDPETRSRMGHLPEGKGLLGLLIKDPRVIRLHDLSEHPASVGFPANHPPMHSFLGVPVRVRDEVFGNLYMTEKIDSADFTPDDEVVLTALAAAAGVAIENARLFERSRMRERWLEATAEVNTELLGGALVDDALRLIAQRTRELSVASMSLIVLVQDGARQRLRMAAGAGDQVEGLVGGPFPGTGVFVEQVLESAAPMLIEDLEGMLGEAATGVGPGVAVPLRTGSTVTGVLLVAREKGGARFGAEQVPLLASFADQAAVALEFAENQRARRLVDVLEDRDRIARDLHDHVIQRLFATGMSLQGALGAIRDPRVRERVQKAVVQLDETVLEIRTSIFDLQASDDAPGLRRRLLDLVSELTEDVPVTPTVRMSGTVDNSVPEDVAEHAEAVVREAVSNVVRHARASGFVLTVEASDTLTITVVDDGVGMPPQVARSGLRNLEQRAVELGGTCTAAAEPAGGTRLTWQVPL, from the coding sequence ATGGTTGATCCGGACCGTGAACAGCCGCACCGCCTGCTGGGCGGCCTGCGCTTGGACGAGTTGTTGGACGAGGTGCGGGAGCGGTTGACCGAGATCGGGTCGACCAGGGACAAGATGCAGGGCCTGCTGGACGCGGTGCTCGCGGTCGGCGCCGGGTTGGAGCTGGATTCGACGTTGCAGCGGATCGTGCAGGCCGCGGTGGAGTTGGTCGGGGCGCGGTACGGCGCGTTGGGTGTGCTGGGCACGCAGGAGAACTTGTCGGAGTTCGTGTACGTCGGTATCGATCCGGAGACGCGCTCGCGCATGGGGCACCTGCCGGAGGGGAAGGGCCTGCTGGGGTTGTTGATCAAGGATCCGCGGGTGATCCGGTTGCACGACCTGTCCGAGCATCCCGCGTCGGTGGGTTTTCCGGCCAATCACCCGCCGATGCACAGCTTCCTGGGTGTTCCGGTGCGGGTGCGGGATGAGGTGTTCGGCAACCTCTACATGACCGAGAAGATCGACAGTGCGGATTTCACCCCTGATGACGAGGTGGTGCTGACCGCGTTGGCCGCCGCCGCGGGGGTGGCGATCGAGAACGCGCGGTTGTTCGAGCGGTCCCGGATGCGGGAGCGCTGGTTGGAGGCCACCGCGGAGGTCAACACCGAGCTGTTGGGCGGTGCCCTGGTCGATGACGCGTTGCGGTTGATCGCGCAGCGGACGCGGGAGTTGTCGGTGGCGTCGATGTCGCTGATCGTGCTGGTCCAGGACGGGGCGAGGCAGCGGCTGCGGATGGCGGCAGGTGCCGGTGACCAGGTCGAGGGGCTCGTCGGGGGGCCGTTCCCGGGCACCGGTGTGTTCGTGGAGCAGGTGCTGGAGTCGGCCGCGCCGATGCTGATCGAGGACCTGGAGGGCATGCTGGGGGAGGCGGCCACCGGCGTCGGTCCCGGTGTGGCGGTGCCGTTGCGGACGGGATCGACCGTGACCGGGGTGTTGTTGGTGGCGCGGGAGAAGGGTGGGGCGCGGTTCGGGGCGGAGCAGGTGCCGTTGTTGGCGTCGTTCGCCGATCAGGCGGCGGTGGCGTTGGAGTTCGCGGAGAACCAGCGGGCGCGCAGGTTGGTGGACGTGTTGGAGGACCGGGACCGGATCGCCCGTGACCTGCACGATCACGTGATCCAGCGGTTGTTCGCCACCGGGATGAGTCTGCAGGGCGCGTTGGGCGCGATCCGCGATCCGCGGGTGCGGGAGCGGGTGCAGAAGGCCGTGGTGCAGCTGGACGAGACGGTGCTGGAGATCCGCACCTCGATCTTCGACCTCCAGGCGAGCGACGACGCGCCGGGTCTGCGTCGACGGTTGTTGGACCTGGTGTCGGAGTTGACCGAGGACGTGCCGGTGACGCCGACGGTGCGGATGAGTGGGACGGTGGACAACTCGGTGCCCGAGGACGTCGCCGAGCACGCCGAGGCAGTGGTGCGCGAGGCCGTGAGCAACGTCGTGCGCCACGCCCGCGCGAGCGGGTTCGTCCTCACCGTCGAGGCGAGCGACACCCTGACCATCACCGTGGTGGACGACGGTGTGGGCATGCCCCCGCAGGTGGCCCGCAGCGGCCTGCGCAACCTCGAACAGCGCGCCGTCGAACTCGGCGGCACGTGCACAGCCGCCGCCGAACCCGCCGGCGGCACCCGCCTGACCTGGCAGGTCCCGCTCTAG